The following DNA comes from Rhea pennata isolate bPtePen1 chromosome 7, bPtePen1.pri, whole genome shotgun sequence.
AACCTTTTCAGTGTTAATGATAGCATGAGGCATGAATTAGTCTTCTGAAAgtgatttttgcagaaattgcATTGTATCTAAGGTGAGCAAAGGGAGGtattctaaaaacatttttgtttcttctataATCTGCCTCTCATTAAAACTATATTGATAGGATGTTAGGTTCTGAAATGGACTGAATATGAAAAGGAAGTGAGTGGAAAGGAGGCTCCTGGGTGTATGATTTTTGGTTCTTCCTGTAATCCCAGGATTTAGTAGATCTTAAATATGGCTCTACCTGCCTACCAGTAGCTAGTAGCAGCAGTGTGTGTTATGGCTGCAGAGATCAGGAACCCTTTCACATTTTCTGGAAGTATActattaagaaacagaaaaatacgTGCAGCAAATGACCTCTGTTAGTGTCAGGCATGCCTCACTTGGgtgtttcaaataaaataaaataaaataaaataaaataaaaaagtcctGATAAGTCCCTTGGTCCAGACAGTCCCAGCTAGTATATTGGTATACTTTGCACAGGAGATACTGTCGGGGAACTGACACTTCCATGTGAGGGTGGTCCTAAAACGTTTTTCCCGAGCAAAGATCTTCAGAGCAGAACTAGACTAGTAAATAATTATACATTCCTCAGCACTGTTTGATTACTGTGTTATGCTTTGAAACAAGCACAGGCTTTCCCGAGAAGGACTCTCTCCTGCCCTAACCAGTGCTGTCACCACCACCTTGTTGCATCCTCTTATATTCTCTCCTATCTGGAGACTCcaagtgtttgttttcttgttttagtgAGCTAATTCAAAATACATGCATGTTTTGGGAAGCAGAGGTGATTTTCATCATCTGCAGGGCTAGGCAGGAAGTAGACTCCATCATTGGTCTGGCATGTTTTAGATGGACTGGATTCTACCATATTTCCACAGCATGGAAGACACTCCTCGCCTCAGCCTGGGAAATATCTctagtttaaaacagaaagcgtattctttctctgtaattcctttaaaactgaagttaaataGAAATATGACTTAGTGAAGACTGGGGAAGGAATTGTCAAGTCCAGTTGTAATAGTGAGCTCTGCTGCCAACCATATGGTGCTCGTCTTAGGACACCTGCTTTATTATTGAGATGAGAGTGCTAGGGACCAAAGTATAAATTTATAATTGTTTTATTGGAATTAGTCATATGCAGTTGCATTTGTAATTGTTAATGAACTAAACAGCATGTCCACTGTGCTACTTCCCAAggttaaaatgtttcttttctttttcagatttttcagattttttctgcCACCTATGTAGAATGTGGCAATAGTTAAACAGAGTTATGATGGTACGCAGGTGTTAACTGCTGGACTGCGTGTTCTGATGAGCATCTGGGACTTCCATTCACCTCATTTGGGAACCACACAGATATGAGAGCTGAATTTGGCCTTAGGAAAGGAGTGGGAAAGAATATTGTATCCATTTGAAATACTGAGGGGGATTTCTGTAGACAGAACTTGTATTCCAAATTCAGATTTGGCAGGGATGCTGGGGTAAGCACAGATCTGCAAGTGAAAAGTGCCAGAAGTCCTTTAATAACCACCTGTGAACAAGCTCTCAGTTTAAGTATTGTTTAGAATTCAGAGTACAGTCTCCTGTGCAAAGGCATTAGTTTTGGGCTGAGACAGAACAAAGAATGCCACCTGCTGAATTGGTAACAtcactttcttctctgcatGACCTTGGCTTTTCCTGAACATCAGTTGGGGAGTGTATAAAGAAAGACTGGCAGCTTTAGCTGTATTTtcatactattttttaaaattaattttagttcAACTGATGTGCCACTGAAGCATAGAGATAGTATAATAGTTGTTTCCATGTGCAGCAGAAGATGTAAAGTTTGGTGCTTTTCCATGTTCTCCATTACCATGCTGTCAGACCTGCATCTCTGCAGTGACCCCTCTCCCTACCACAGCACTTTCACTTCCTTCCTTTGTCATTCAGCCCCTCAAAAGCCAGAGATCCTCCCCATTTCACCAACCTCCCACACAGTCTTCTTGTTCCCCCCATGTTCTCTAAACTTCCTCACAGTACTTCTAGTTTCTTTCATGTTTCCTCTCAAGCTTTCCTCTGCTCCTACGCAGCTTGCTGCTGTGTTCCCTGTGCGAGGAAACATCATGAGTTGTGGCTGATTTGGAGCTATGTATGTATTGACTACCCAAACAGTAAGTACATGCTGGCAGTTCAAGTAGAGTAGATAACTTCTGAACATATATTGCAGCTTTTCCCTTCAGTggttgtgctgtttttttttttttctttttttctagccaCTCTTTTCCGTGGAATTAGTAGggatgttaatatttttaagaccTTTACCCCTCTCTGAAATACAGTTGAAATTGGACAACAAGTTCAAAAATTGCTTAGGAAGGACTGACTGACAGCACAATCGCATAGGCTTTCTCATGCAGTGGCTAAAGGTACCCAGTATACTGTGCCTGCACTAAGACTTGAGCTTTACCAGTTAAAGCAGTCACACCTGTGAGTGATAAATTGCTGGCATTTTCATTTAGAACACACTAAGTGTGTTCTAAGGACACCCAGTCCTCCTTGATCTGCAAAACTGCAAAGGTTGCAGATCTTCATAAAACACTCCGTTGTGGCTAACGAGCACATGCCTAGTCTTATCCACTAGAtgaatatctattttaaaaaggaatactGCTGGAAAATGTGTCCCCCTCAGCACTGACAGAGTTAACTCTTTAGAGCTTATGAATTGTTGAACATatgtagcttttcttttaattatacCCATATGTTGATTCAGAACAAGCTTAGCTGATGATACAGTCCTTTGGCTTATGCTGCTCTAGAGATACAGTtgctcattaaaaatacaatgagaaatatttatgaGTACCCACTGCTGATTATCTTATagtgcctgctgctctgcaggctttGTTTTATGTATGCAGAATTTAGAGTGCTGGAATGAGGCTTACATCATGTGCAGCTTTACAATACACTGTCTCACCaggtctttcttttcttatctgATGTTCTGGTCAAGGGGGAACTTGCATTTAATTTCAGAGGATTGGACCATTTGTATACTGCTCTGAAGTGAAGAATGCTGGGTCAGGTCAAAATGTATCATTGTTACTGATTTATCAGGAGAAGACCACTGAAACAGATTGCTGAAATCAGAGCAAACACTAACAAGCTATTTTAGGCAAGTCACAACTACCCTTTTATCTGCTTTCAGAGGCTCTTGAGAATCTTGTCTTTACCAGTAACAAAAAtagttgttgggttttttaatCTTGTAGTCACAATGCAGATGAGATGTCCTGAGGTAAAAACACAGTTATGACAAAGCATATTAGCTCTATTACAAGTTGATCTAACTGTAGCATGCATTATACACTAAACTTTGTTTAGTTTTGCCTTACAGTAAGAATAAGTTTCCACGAtgttttttccctctgggttcCTTGCATATACTGATTATACATTAGTAAAAATAGTCCTCTAAGTAGTGAAGACAAATTCTAGTTATTAATGCTGTGCAGTTTTACATTGGATACTCAGACATCACAATCTGCTGTTCAGCTGAGGTGCTTTATACCCCTAGCTGCCACTAATGTCAGTGTAGAAGTTGACCCGCAGtgatatatttttcctccaatataaatatacatagaTCAACTtccacatatatatttatttattttgtttttttaatttggactagattttgtttttaagatgcGGACCTCAAGAAGGAAGCAAGCTAGAGCTGCCCAAAGGAACCTTAACAAATACAGAGAATGTTTCTGAAGTAactaattatttaaataactgtCCTTTTGCAGAtgcaagaaaaagctgaagaaatttaCATGACTTTCCTGTCCAGTAAAGCTTCCTCTCAAGTCAATGTTGAGGGGCAGTCCCGTTTGAATGAGACCATTTTGGAGACGCCGCACCCTCTGATGTTTCAAAAACTCCAGGACCAGGtaaacttattttcttccaaaacatgGCTGCCAGAGTTTTTGCCTGCTTTTTAACGGACTCTGGGTGTTATCTGGATAGGCTTTGTGTTATGGATCGGATGTGCTATGCACAAGGGGTCTAGTAGGCATGGATTTGTGCTGCTTCCACTTTGTGGCAACTGTCTCAGTAGCTCTGACAGTGGATGTGTGGTGATCAAGGTTCTTGGCCCTGTCTCAGTAGGGCCAGTTAGTGAAGAGATCCACACACAGCCATGTTAATTCCATTTCAGGACTTTCCAGGAAAATTAGATGCCGTTTGCTcctggcttttttattttaggttGGGAATCACCCGCTGACtagctttgtgcctgcatttCCCTGTGTAGTTGCTTGCACTGACTCATTGCTGGTGTTTGTTTCAGTTGTTGCCACTGGTTTCCTTGAGATCTCAAGATTATGTTAGGATTCCTctccttgctttgttttggtATTTATATTGATACGAATAAAACGCAACTTCCTGAAATAGCTCCCTCTTCTGTAGCACGCACAGCCCAGAAAAGGAGTTTGTATCTGCTTTACCTTTTCATCCAGAACTCAGGAGCTCTGGTAGGAATTGAGTAACTTTTTGCAGATTTGTCTTTTGATGGcaagttttcttattttttatcttattttaaagcacaagTTATGATGCAAGCTGTTTTTTTATCTACACCTTTCCAACACTTGCAGtctgttctatttttaatttctgtaccATCCTCAGGGCTACTTGTATTTCCATTTggctcttttcttttgcagaaaagcagtACACTGGTTTAGATAGCCTTGTCAACCTATTTCACATCAGGTACTGAATACATTAGTTGGGCACTGACTAGATTCATTGAGCTGGTCTGAGGAGTGAAGGATCTGCTGTCTTTCAAGCATTAACAGTGGAAATCTGTGAAATCCAGTTTCCATGAGAGAAAGCAATGTTTTTCGTGGAAGAACTTTTGTCttgagggaaagggaaagaaaatgctcGTGTAAACCTTAGTATTGCAGTTCAGAGCAGGTGATTATGACAGTGAAACTGGAGAGACTATTGGAGTTGAAATGTTTTGGAGATTTGCAAAGGAGTGTACACTTATGGACCCAGGGATTAGTAACGTGGGAACTGGAGACATACGAAAGCAGCAGTAGAAGTGGGGAACTGGTGTGGGGAAGAATGCCTTACTGAAGAAAGTCTGAGCTTTTAAAACCAAATGCAGAACACTTATGGGTTGTTGCATGTCTCCACTGTTTGAGGCTTCTGTTTATTGTTAGATAATAGTTCAGGAAGAGTTATGTTCTTCTCTGGTTTTCAATCCTCATAAAGTTATGAAGAGTGGGCTAATTTGATCTCTGAAGAACAGTGTTAATACTGCTGGCACTGTGTGTTTGAAGTGTAAAAAGTCAGAGCTTGAAAGCAACAGTCTAGTTTCTAGCCCTAGTGATGCCTAGCGCTTCAGTTATCCAGCATACCTATTGATCTGAATGGGGCTATTCATGGAGTGTGATTCTGTGTAGGGGGGATGATTAACAGATACCTTAGAGGCAATTGGCCATGCTAAATGAAGTGGTATTAAAGTCATTCACAGAAATCTTGCAGGTAAATGTTCTTGCTCTACAGAAGTGatgaggaagagagggaaagggaggatTCTGCTTTTGCACATAATTATGAAATCTGTTATAAATATTAGGGTGACTAGACTCTAGGACTCTTATGAGAAAGTTTTAATCTTATAATATTCTTCCTCTTCGAGAGATGTTTTAGGTGATACTAGGAACAAGAGGGATTTAAGTTCTTAATACTGATTTATGAAGCTTTAATAGGTtatgttttcattataaaacatttttttccttatgtcaaTAAATTTAATTATAGTGTAGTTAGCCAAACCTATCCAGGAGGGGGACCTTTGACTTGCTTAATTGCATTGAGTTAGATCTCCAGTAGGATTCTACATCAAGAGGGTGAATTTTTCTTGACATTATTTTTGATTCATTCAGTATCTAGCTTGTAAAACAAGGTTTCAACTGTTTTAAACATGAACCtaaatgtttaaatatgtaAACAAGCAGTGGTTAGTAAAATACttcatgttatttattttgtaaagagGATATTTCACCTCAGGCACAGACAAGAACAGTTGTTTTGCGTATTTACCTTTTTATGTGTGTTCAGATTCCTTGagaatgtgaaaagaaaaaacagtttgagaCTTTTCCGTACAAACAGCAAAATCCAACTGTATTATCAGTTAGAAATGAGTCCTATAAAGCTAAAACTCCAATTATCCACACATGGAATGTATAGCTGTTCTTATTGCAGCAACTTAGAATCCAGAAATTCCTCTTAGAAACTTAGTTACTCTGGGTATCATCAAATGTAATCAGTCATGAAGCATGACTCAGAGAGGGTCCTCCAGTGAAATCATAGTTAGAGGGTGATGGAGGTTTTAGTTTTGCCTCAGATACAattttgaggttttctttttttccttcactacTGTTTCCAGCCCAAGCAAAATACAGTCCTGACCTTGACACCTGGATGGATTCCAGACTCCTTTCTCCAGCccttctgtttttgaaaactcCAAATTAGTTCTAGCTTTTTTGGTTTGAAATggataaaaatggaaaacagttgTGTGGAATTGAGTCTAAACTGAAGCCCTGGGAGAGAAAAGCTATACTCAAGCTGGCTTCATGCTTCCATGCTGGCTGTATACTGGCTGTAGGAAGAAGGGCAGTTCTTGGGCAAGCAAAAAGCCTATGGAAAAACTTTTATCCGTCATCACTTTTTAACCACATTTTACCTGGCAAAGTACATCTGTACCAGATCAGCTCTTTGTGGCAGGTTACCTTGAACATTTTTGATCGAGTCTGAAATCAGTTTTGTCACTCAGTTTTATACTTATTTAAAATGGATGTAAGGATTGGCATAGGTTTAAAAAGCATTGGCTAATCCAGTTATTTGTTGCAGtttcaatatttctttaaattatttagatGCTTTTCTTAATGTTCTAGTGCATTGCATGTGTAATCAACTATTCTGTAATGTTCTGCGTGACTGCAGTTAAGGTTGACAGGTTAAAGTAGCATAAAAAGTTACCTGTTCTTCTTCAATTCTGCTTAGTATCTCTGGTGTCTTCCTGCTGTCCTAACAGAATGACATCCTCACTAGATTTTACTCCCTGTGGCTCTGCAGAGCTAATGCTGTGGAAGGAATTGGATAATGTCCTGGCTTGTCTACATGTGTAGTTGTTAACTAATCATCAACTGTAAAATCCTGGCTAGTGGTGATGGCATATGACCTCTCACCTTCTATATTAGGTTTTCAAAGCTGGCTATCATGAAAAACATAACTGGACTCTTAAGCTAATGTAGAGGTTATCACAAAACAATGACTGGAACCCATAACACTGTTTGTTATATACCACCACTTTGAGAGTTTGAGATGTAATTTAATATCATGCTTTTTAGCAATTATATTTCAGTactaacagaacaaaaatacagtaGATTTCATATACTGTCCTTCtcatttaaaatctatttttatttaggtcattgttttttgtattgttttttctcttctccagataTTCAATCTCATGAAATATGACAGCTACAGCCGCTTCTTAAAGTCAGACATATTCCTAAACCATAAAAAGTCTGAGGACCAGGAAGAGAATTCACCAGAGGCTCAGACTGCAGCTAAAAGAGCATCAAGAATTTATAATACATGATACAAAGAACCTCTTTAGGAAAGGTGATATGATAACTAAATTTCACTCAGGAACAATCTTTAGGTTTATAGCAGTTGCATTTAGGTCTTTAAAAGCTCGGAACCTTTTTAAGAGATACTTACCTTCTTAATTGCTTGAATGACTAATTGTTTTTGCATGATAGCTAATAACCAAGCATCCAAGGAAAGACTGTTTCCTAGCTAAAAGGCTGAAGTATTCCTCCATAGCATGAAttgcatttcatatttcataagTTAAAATGCTTTCAATAGCTCTATTTTTGTGAGGCATCATGAGGCTAAGAAatggaagatttatttttatttttaccttctcatttttattttttacctgcTTACGCATTTTGTATGCTGGGAGAAGCTATTGAGTACCTTTCAAGTTACTTTGTGGATGAGTCATTCGTAGCTGACTTTATCATTAAGGGACAGCATCCTTCAGGGTTAAGCTTAATAAAACCCAATCTTATTCCTCCATTCCAAGGTGGCTTCTGTTTATCTTTGTCTCTACTTATGAATTAAAACGCTTATTTCTTCAGTCAGGattttcatttgtgtattttttcagtttcccaGATTTTTTTGCAGCAGACAATCAGTTCTTCAGAGCATAGAATAACCAGTTTTCCCATGGAAACAAAAACTGTAAGATAGAAAGAATCTCTGAAGAATTTTCAACAGCCATGAGGAGGTATGGTAGATAATAACCCACTCTGGGGACCCTGATTTCTGCAAAGTTCGACTGGGGCATGTCCTGCACTACAGCAAAGTTATTCATAGCATCAGTGTCAGATGCCAGTCCTGGGAAGCATTCCCTACATCTCCTGAGCAATCCTATTCTGTGCAGCAAAAATCCCTTTCCAAAGGACCAGTCAacccagttttgctttgttctaCTAAGATTGTTCTCCTAATATCATCCCGCCTAATTTTGTTTGCCCCAGGGATGAATTTTGGGGTTTCCTAATCATGACTTTTGATAGCTGGAATGGAACAGGCAATTGACCATGTGATTTAGCCGTTCCCGCACCAAGCTTTCGAGGAAGGGGAACTTATTTCTGCCCAGAGGAATCAATGATGAGATGTCAGAGTAACAAAGGAAGACTCTCGCAACGAGCCTTCCGTGTCACCCTGGGGTTGTTTCAGAGCTGAAAAGTCCATTTTTGGCatacatttcatatattttatgaattaatTCACTGCTAGACTACTAAATTGCAGTTTAAATTGGAGAAGTATTTGctgcatgttttatttacaCGCTTTGCAATGTGTAGTCTAGGTCTGTTTCACTTTCTCTTattattttactctttcatcTTTTGCACTATCtttcttgaatttctgtttATGTTCTGTCTGATCAGATTGCAGGTTACCTTTTGATAGCTTTATAGTTCTCTTTTTGAGGAAGGACAGATATGCATTATACATTACTGTCATATCGATGTTTTGAAACTAGAGCTAGCTCATAATTTTTGAGGATGCAAACTCACAGTAGACTtattatgactttttttaaaaaataactctgAGCCACTATTGCAGGTAATGTATAAAGCAAATTGTTACTGCAGGTTCTTCCCTAGTGACATGCAGGAGTAGGAATGGGAGCTCTGATTCTTTCCTCAGAGCTAAAAGACCTATTCATTTTTGAGAAATTAGAGGTCAGTCCATCCATATGCACATTTTAAGATGTCCTTCTTATGCACTGAGTACATTTTCCTTCTATACTCTCAGAGGATTAAATGGTGAAGACATCATCTTGCCTCTGAAACTTTCAGTAGTACTTACTTGACTTCATGCTTAAAGTTAAGTTGTATTTCAATGTTTTGCTGAATAGGAACGAAGTAAGCACAGACTTGAGTTCTTTTGTTCCAGTGAGGCCTGGGAAATGAGATCAAAATCTCCCTTCATCCAGTTCTGGACTTGCCAATTATCTGTAATCTCCATCCAGAttacctctttttaaaaattcactgtAATAATCAACTCTTGACTCCTGCCACAACAGACTATGGAGCTTCTGGTACCACTGAAGTTCTTGGGAGTGGACTGCTTAACTACATTTAGGAGTTAGGATTTGTTTATTGCCAGTAATTGCAGCAGAAGTGTTGgtgattcatttttaatttgtatagattttaaaaatagatgagCAAAAGAGAGGAGTATTCGGCTatcatgttttaaatttgtaataAGTTAAACCAGAAGCTCTGTGGACAATGCAGGGCACTAGAGAAAAAACACTTGTTTGTAGCTGCTTATAAACAATGCTTTCCTTAGCAATACACACTGTCATGTACTGTATTGTCTGCTCAGTCATAGCAAATGCCTCATAGGAACAGACACAAAGGTGTTTTACTCTGCTACCAACCAGaagctgctgaaatgaaaatggtttTCTTAGCAGAATTTCAACACCTATGTTGTTTTAGAGCTAATATACCTAAATCCATGAAAGTGGATTTCTCTCACTCAAAAGTGAGAGAAGTTTTGTGTCTGTCCTACCCTAATATATGTTCCTCAgctaataattaaaatattctacaAATAAACTAAACCTTGTTCTGGCACTTGTTTGATGTTTTGACTGCAGTTTGGATGAAGATCACTTCATGTTTTGCAGTGtcccattttctgttttcaatcTCTAACATTCTTGCGTACTTTCTTTCATAGTCAGTACTTTTTCTCATGGAAGATAGGAAGTCTGCAGATGGGAAGACAGAATGGGTTTCACTTCTGAGTCAGCTGTTGTCCCAAACAAATTCCAGTAAGTCACCTGAACAGCACtggatagttttttttttttttttttatcaccttcatctcccattttttttgttttcattacatTTCTTCCATTATACTTGTTTTAAGTTGCTAATGCATTAATTGTGGGAAAAAAGGGAGTTTGAAAGATCATATATGG
Coding sequences within:
- the RGS10 gene encoding regulator of G-protein signaling 10 encodes the protein MFNRAVSRLSRKRPPSEINDSESHPSSSHQALKGTSKWATSLENLLEDPEGVKRFREFLKKEFSEENVLFWLACEEFKTTQGKKQMQEKAEEIYMTFLSSKASSQVNVEGQSRLNETILETPHPLMFQKLQDQIFNLMKYDSYSRFLKSDIFLNHKKSEDQEENSPEAQTAAKRASRIYNT